The Meiothermus ruber DSM 1279 genome includes the window GAGATATTGAGCGTCTCCTGCACGATGCCTTCCCCGATAAAAGCAGCATCGCCGTGCACCAGCAAAAGCATGCCTTTTTCGCGCTTGACATCCCCAAAGCGATCTTGCTTGGCGCGGGTGCGGCCCATGGCTACCGGGGCCACAAACTCCAGGTGGGAGGGGTTGAAATTGAGCGACAGATGCAGCTTGCCGTAAGGGGTCTCGATATCGTTGGAATAGCCCAGGTGGTACTTCACATCGCCGTGGTAGCCCTCGGGGAAGTGCTCTTCAAACTCCAGGAAGATATCCCGCATGGGTTTTTTGACCACGTTGGCAAGTACGTTCAGGCGGCCCCGGTGGGCCATGCCCATCACCACCTCCACCACCCCCTGCCGGGCGGCATTCTCGAGGGCGATGTCCAGAAGGGGTATCAGCGACTCGGTGCCCTCGAGGCTAAAGGTTTTGGCGCCCAGGTACTTCTTCTGCAGGAACTCCTCAAAAAGTGTGGCCTGCATCAGGCGCTGGTGGATGTTTTTTTTCTGCTCGGGGGTGGGCTTTGGAAAGCCGGAGGCCAGGCGGGCCTCAATCCAGTTGCGCACCACCGGATCGTCGAGGTGGCCGTACTCAATACCCACCGTGCCCCCGTAGCGGGCCTTGTACTGTTCCAGCACGGCTCGCAGCGTTGGGGCCCCCAGCTCGGCGGGGATGGGCCGGTCGAGGTCGGCCTCGCTCAGCCCAAAGAAGCTGGGATCGAGCTCGGGGGGTGTGCGGCGTTCCCGTCCCAGGGGGTCTATGCGGGCAATCAGATGCCCCCGCTCACGGTAGGTGCGCAGGAAACGCACAGCCCGCAAAAAAAACGAGGCCAGCTCAGCAAGCGAGGCCTCGTGGATCGGTTGTCGTTCCGCTAGGCCATTGCTGGTGGGCTCGAGCTGAACCTTCTGGAAATAACTCGCCCACTCCGCCGGAATGGAGGCCGGGTTTTTTTCGTACTCCTGGTACAGCGCCTCGAGGAAAGCCAGATTCGAACTATCGATAGACCGTTCCATACTCACGATTTCCTAGTCTACTAGGTTCTGGCCCAAAAAAACGTATCGGCTCACCGTCCAACCAGGCCACGCCTTAGGCCAGGGCGTCTACCTGCGCGGCGGCCTCGAGGTCGAGCGGCGTCACCCCCCCTGCCGAGTGCGTTACGTAGGCCACCTTAACCCGGCCCCACATGATTTCCAGGCTATCGGGGTGGTGGTTGGTTTTTTCCGCCAGCAGCGCCACCCTGACAGCAAAACTGACCCCATGGGCGTAGGAATCGAACTTATAAGTCTTTTCGATCCGACCCTGCGTGAGCTGCCATCCGGGCAGGTTTTTCAAAGCGTTTTCGATCTCTTTCTCGCCGAGCTTGGTTGCCATAAGTAAACCTCCTCTCCACTACGTTACGCCTTTTGGGCCCCTCAGAATGAGGTGGAATATGAAAAGCGCGCCCTGAGCCGCATAGATTGCAAAGCGCTAAAACGCTGTGCTATACTCCTCGCTGGTGCCTTTTTTGGGCTGGTCGCCCCGAGCCACCCAAACAAAGGCAAATCACAGTTCGCGACAGCGTTGGTAGGCGCTGGCGCAAAATGGAGACAGCAGTGTTCAAGACCTACGTGCCTGAACCCAAAGAACCCGGCTGGGTGCTCATCGATGCCGCAGGCCAGCCCATTGGTCGGGTGGCTTCAAAAATTGCTGCAATACTGCGTGGCAAGCACAAACCCGACTTCACCCCCAACATGGCCATGGGCGACTGCGTGGTGGTGATCAACGCGGATAAGGTGGTGCTGACGGGCTCCAAACCCCGAACCAAGGTCTATACCCGCTACTCCGGTTACCCCGGCGGCCTGAAGCGAACCGTGGCTGCTGTGATGCTGGCCGAAAAGCCGGTCAAGGCGGTGGAGCACGCGGTTAAGGGCATGCTCCCCAAAGGCACCCTCGGTAACATCATGTTCCGCCGCTTGAAGGTTTACGCCGGAGCCACCCACCCCCATGCGGCCCAGAAGCCCGTAAAGATGGAGGTTGAATAATGGAACAGTACTACGGAACGGGCCGCCGCAAGACCAGTGTGGCCCGGGTGTTCTTGCGCCCTGGCAGCGGTAAAGTTGAGATTAACGGCGTTCCTTTCACCGACTACTTTGGTGGTCTGGTTAAGGCCGTAACGGCCCTCGAGCCCCTGCGCCGGGCTGATGCTACCAACCGCTTCGATGCTTTCATTACCGTGCGCGGTGGTGGGAAGGCCGGCCAGGTGGATGCTATTCAGCTCGGCATCGCCCGGGCCCTGGTCAACTACAACAGCGATCTGCGGGCCAAGCTCAAGCCGGCCGGGTTGCTGTCCCGTGACCCGCGCGAGGTGGAGCGTAAGAAATACGGTAAGCACAAAGCCCGTAGGGCCCCGCAGTACAGCAAGCGCTAGTCGCTGGCATCCCAGACCCCCACCCTCGGGTGGGGTTTTTTGTATGCTGATAGACCATGGATAAAGCAGAGCTCAAGCGCATCATAGCCGCCCACGACTGGTTGTGGGCCCAGTGGTGGCCAGCCTTGCTGACCCTTTCTCCGCAGCAGGCGCGACAAGCGGTGGGCGGCTCGTTTCCCAGCCTATCAGCGACCACGGCCCATATGGTCTGGGCTGAGGCCGCCTGGCTCGAGCGGTTGCGGGGCCGCGCGCCCATGCCAGCCCCAGCCCATCCGGCCGACCTCGAGGGTTTGTATGGCCTCTGGCAACAGATAGCCGCTGAACGGCAAGACTGGCTCGAGCACGCCGACCCAGATGCCCGCATCACCTACACCTATTCGGGCGGAACTGCCACCAACACTGTGGCCGAGATTGTCCTGCACTTTATCAGCCACGCCCATTTTCACCGGGGCCAGCTAGCCAGCCAGATGAGGTTGCTGGGCCTCCAGCCCCCGTCCGTACACTTGATTGGTTTTTTTAGGCTCTAAAGGCCTCATGACATTTAGCTGACCAAATCACGGCTACACTAAATAGGGATGTCGAAACTGCTGCTGGTCGAGGACGAACCCTCTGTGCGGCTGGGGCTCCGCCTTTCACTTTCGAAGGCCGGGCATCAGGTGCTGGAAGCAGCCACGGCTGCGGAAGCCTGGGAGAAGATGCCAGCCGCCGATCTGGTCATACTGGACTGGATGCTGCCGGACGAACCCGGTTTGCGCCTGCTGGAGCGCCTGCGTCGCGATGGGCGCTATGAGCAACTACCGGTGTTGATGCTTACCGCCCGGGCCGGTGAGGAGGATCGCGTGGAGGGTCTGACCCGCGGAGCTGACGATTACCTGACAAAGCCCTTCTCCACCCCTGAGCTTATCGCGCGGGTGCAGGCCCTGCTGCGCCGGGTAGGCAAGAGCGGTCGCCTCGAGCGCGGGGCCCTGAGCCTCGACCTGGAGCGGCACCAGGCGTTTTTGGATGGTCACAGCCTCGAGCTCACCCGGCGGGAGTTTGAACTGCTGGCCTTTTTGGCGCGGCACCCAGGGCGGGTTTATACCCGCGAAGAGCTGCTCGAGCGGGTCTGGGGTCAGGAGTTTTTGGGTACGGCCCGAACGGT containing:
- a CDS encoding 4a-hydroxytetrahydrobiopterin dehydratase codes for the protein MATKLGEKEIENALKNLPGWQLTQGRIEKTYKFDSYAHGVSFAVRVALLAEKTNHHPDSLEIMWGRVKVAYVTHSAGGVTPLDLEAAAQVDALA
- the rpsI gene encoding 30S ribosomal protein S9, with the protein product MEQYYGTGRRKTSVARVFLRPGSGKVEINGVPFTDYFGGLVKAVTALEPLRRADATNRFDAFITVRGGGKAGQVDAIQLGIARALVNYNSDLRAKLKPAGLLSRDPREVERKKYGKHKARRAPQYSKR
- the rplM gene encoding 50S ribosomal protein L13, encoding METAVFKTYVPEPKEPGWVLIDAAGQPIGRVASKIAAILRGKHKPDFTPNMAMGDCVVVINADKVVLTGSKPRTKVYTRYSGYPGGLKRTVAAVMLAEKPVKAVEHAVKGMLPKGTLGNIMFRRLKVYAGATHPHAAQKPVKMEVE
- a CDS encoding winged helix-turn-helix domain-containing protein; its protein translation is MSKLLLVEDEPSVRLGLRLSLSKAGHQVLEAATAAEAWEKMPAADLVILDWMLPDEPGLRLLERLRRDGRYEQLPVLMLTARAGEEDRVEGLTRGADDYLTKPFSTPELIARVQALLRRVGKSGRLERGALSLDLERHQAFLDGHSLELTRREFELLAFLARHPGRVYTREELLERVWGQEFLGTARTVDQHIAQLRDKLSEDPKAPRFLETLRGVGYRFRE
- a CDS encoding DinB family protein: MDKAELKRIIAAHDWLWAQWWPALLTLSPQQARQAVGGSFPSLSATTAHMVWAEAAWLERLRGRAPMPAPAHPADLEGLYGLWQQIAAERQDWLEHADPDARITYTYSGGTATNTVAEIVLHFISHAHFHRGQLASQMRLLGLQPPSVHLIGFFRL